In one window of Flavobacterium ginsengisoli DNA:
- a CDS encoding SusC/RagA family TonB-linked outer membrane protein: MSDFDGKYKIEAKTGDVLAISFVGFKTQNITVGAQKTVNVVLNPETAELKEIVVIGYGSQKKAMVTNAVSQVSGESLVKTNTTNALQALQGQAAGLQITSTSGQPGESLNVVIRGVGSTAGSNPLYVVDGVLTGDISYLNNADIESISVLKDAASAAIYGSQASNGVVLVTTKKGKRGAPGQITFDQYYGVQSVARKVDLLDAKEYATILNEAAVNSGKNPYFTNDQIAALGSGTNWMEKMLTENAATKNFAFGASGGSETSVYSTSLSYLGQEGVVGGKDLSNYQRYNFRFNSEHKLYKDVVTLGENISFAHVDKNGIGVGNQYNNSLRSAFQATPLLPMYDANGNYFDTTKSTEPWLTGVSNPYAMMVYNNQNESDSQKLLGNVYLQIEPIKNLTFKTTLGLDYNVNEGHSYSPIYSLSIYANNAFDRVNQNMNKSRSINWDNLLTYKFNAGENHHFEALAGSSYITYNVTSIEAD, from the coding sequence ATTAGCGATTTTGATGGAAAATATAAAATTGAGGCTAAAACAGGAGATGTTTTAGCAATCTCTTTTGTGGGTTTCAAAACACAGAATATTACTGTTGGAGCTCAAAAAACGGTTAATGTAGTTTTGAATCCAGAAACGGCAGAACTTAAAGAAATTGTAGTAATCGGATATGGTTCTCAGAAAAAAGCAATGGTAACCAATGCTGTTTCGCAGGTAAGTGGCGAGAGTCTTGTAAAAACCAATACTACAAATGCGCTTCAGGCACTTCAAGGACAAGCTGCGGGACTTCAAATTACTTCTACATCAGGACAGCCAGGCGAAAGCTTAAATGTTGTAATTAGAGGTGTTGGTTCTACTGCAGGAAGTAATCCTTTGTATGTAGTTGATGGCGTTTTGACTGGAGATATTTCATATTTAAATAATGCAGATATCGAATCGATTTCGGTTTTAAAAGATGCGGCTTCGGCTGCTATCTACGGATCTCAAGCGTCTAATGGAGTTGTTTTAGTAACTACTAAAAAAGGAAAACGTGGTGCTCCGGGCCAAATTACTTTTGACCAATATTATGGTGTGCAGTCTGTAGCAAGAAAAGTAGATTTACTAGATGCAAAAGAATATGCGACAATATTAAATGAAGCGGCTGTAAACTCAGGTAAAAATCCATATTTTACAAACGATCAAATTGCAGCTTTAGGATCTGGAACCAATTGGATGGAGAAGATGCTGACTGAAAATGCAGCGACTAAAAACTTTGCATTTGGTGCTTCTGGAGGTTCAGAAACTTCTGTTTATTCTACCTCTTTATCTTATTTAGGCCAAGAAGGTGTTGTTGGAGGAAAAGATTTATCAAATTATCAACGATACAATTTCAGATTCAACTCAGAACATAAATTATACAAAGATGTAGTGACATTGGGTGAAAATATAAGTTTTGCTCATGTGGATAAAAACGGAATTGGAGTTGGAAATCAATATAATAACTCTTTGAGAAGTGCTTTTCAAGCGACTCCATTATTACCAATGTATGATGCAAACGGAAATTATTTTGATACAACAAAAAGTACAGAGCCTTGGTTGACAGGAGTATCAAACCCATATGCGATGATGGTTTATAACAATCAGAATGAAAGTGACAGCCAAAAATTGTTAGGAAATGTTTACTTGCAGATTGAGCCAATTAAGAATTTAACTTTCAAAACTACTTTAGGTCTTGACTATAATGTAAATGAAGGACACTCTTATTCTCCAATTTACAGTTTATCTATTTATGCAAACAATGCTTTTGACAGAGTGAATCAAAACATGAACAAGAGCAGAAGCATTAACTGGGATAACTTATTGACTTATAAATTTAATGCAGGAGAAAATCATCATTTTGAAGCATTAGCAGGTTCTTCTTACATCACTTATAATGTAACTTCTATTGAAGCAGACTAA
- a CDS encoding SusC/RagA family TonB-linked outer membrane protein: protein MKQTNADSVFNDLEHAWLDNTTNKDGAKMSMKGSKYENKLMSYFGRLNYNYRETYLLSATLRADGSSKFAPGNQWGYFPSVSAGWIASNEEFLKDSKVFNFLKFRGSWGQVGNQSIRPFQYLALVKSNTTNYTFGNEEGVLTPGAYLENLANPSLKWETSEQIDLGFDARFLDNALSVNFDVYKKTNKDWLILAPILATAGANPPFINGGDVVNKGVELSLNYQNKIGDFNYSISANGAYNKNTVGQIPTSDGIIHGLSNELYDNAGEFYRAENGHPLGYFWGYKTGGVFQNQAQIDNYKSANGVVLQPNAAPGDIIYVNTNGDDKIDASDKTSIGNPNPDFTYGFSLSASYKAFDFSLNANGVAGNQIVQSYRNQAGAYGNYTSAILGRWHGEGSSNTMPRVTEDNRNFTQFSDLYVQDGDFLRINTVTLGFDLAKMKQSKPFFASQFRLYFSVLNLYTFTKYDGMDPEIGFGSSNTDQKFSSGVDVGYYPRPRTFMMGLNVKL, encoded by the coding sequence TTGAAGCAGACTAACGCAGATTCAGTTTTTAACGATTTAGAACATGCTTGGTTAGATAACACTACCAATAAAGATGGTGCTAAAATGAGTATGAAAGGAAGTAAGTACGAGAACAAATTAATGTCATACTTCGGAAGATTAAATTATAACTACAGAGAAACTTACTTGTTAAGTGCAACGCTTAGAGCTGATGGTTCTTCAAAATTTGCACCAGGAAATCAATGGGGTTATTTTCCATCTGTTTCTGCAGGTTGGATTGCATCAAACGAAGAATTTTTGAAAGATTCTAAAGTATTCAATTTCCTTAAATTTAGAGGAAGCTGGGGACAAGTTGGTAACCAAAGTATTCGTCCTTTCCAATACTTAGCATTAGTAAAATCAAACACTACTAATTATACTTTTGGTAATGAAGAAGGAGTTCTTACTCCAGGTGCTTATCTTGAAAATTTAGCGAATCCTAGTTTAAAATGGGAAACTTCAGAGCAGATTGACCTTGGTTTTGACGCAAGATTTTTAGACAATGCATTAAGTGTAAACTTCGATGTGTACAAAAAGACAAACAAAGATTGGTTAATTCTAGCTCCAATCTTAGCTACTGCTGGTGCAAATCCGCCGTTTATCAACGGAGGAGATGTAGTAAACAAAGGGGTAGAGTTGAGCTTAAATTACCAAAACAAAATTGGAGATTTTAATTACAGCATTAGTGCAAACGGTGCTTACAATAAAAACACAGTTGGACAAATACCTACTTCTGATGGAATCATTCACGGTTTGAGCAACGAACTTTATGACAATGCTGGAGAATTCTATAGAGCAGAAAACGGACATCCGTTAGGATATTTCTGGGGATACAAAACAGGCGGGGTTTTCCAAAATCAAGCTCAGATTGATAATTATAAATCAGCAAACGGTGTAGTATTACAGCCAAATGCAGCACCTGGAGATATTATTTATGTAAATACAAACGGAGATGACAAAATTGATGCTTCTGATAAAACAAGTATCGGAAACCCGAATCCAGATTTTACTTACGGATTCTCTTTGTCAGCAAGTTATAAAGCTTTCGACTTCTCGCTTAACGCGAATGGAGTAGCTGGAAACCAAATTGTACAATCATACAGAAATCAAGCTGGAGCTTACGGAAATTACACATCAGCAATTTTAGGACGTTGGCATGGTGAAGGTTCTTCTAATACAATGCCAAGAGTAACAGAAGACAATAGAAACTTTACGCAATTTTCAGATTTATATGTTCAAGATGGTGACTTCTTAAGAATTAATACCGTTACATTAGGATTTGATTTAGCAAAAATGAAACAATCGAAACCTTTTTTCGCAAGTCAGTTTAGACTTTATTTCTCTGTTCTAAACCTATATACCTTTACAAAATATGATGGAATGGATCCTGAAATTGGATTCGGTTCATCAAATACTGACCAAAAGTTTTCATCAGGTGTTGACGTAGGTTACTACCCAAGACCAAGAACATTCATGATGGGATTAAATGTTAAACTTTAA
- a CDS encoding RagB/SusD family nutrient uptake outer membrane protein has protein sequence MLAIDEFDITRSPSDVDMLNGNWIGYYKALYRCNVLLQKMDQIDWEGDTTLRKTYESETRFIRAYLYFEMVRLWGNIPLLTEPSTDNIPQANPDDVYKVIAEDLVFVANNLPSVAYNATTSGRVTKWAAKSLLGRVYLYYTGYYGKSDLVGVVTKAQALQHLEDVIAGSGHALVDDFSTLWPAASVDKYAGEDNKEFVFSIKYTYTSDYNGNTDGNHWLVMFGMREFSSYPYGRGWGVTVNSKLYNAYAANDTRRTATVIGITEEKIPFDKLNNQREYTGYYNKKYSPMVDKDGKDLPLTMGSQFWDISQFQDYVVLRYADVLLMVAELGSGNAQAYFDEVRRRAYKTNFTSLAVNSDNIMKERYLEFALEGVRYWDLLRQGVGKASTTIAETTQLLSGGSPVTKTISASKNPSNTRITANSEYTNYIVERSVKTKCWLVILTKNI, from the coding sequence ATGCTCGCTATTGATGAATTCGATATTACACGTTCTCCATCAGATGTTGATATGTTAAATGGTAACTGGATTGGTTACTACAAAGCACTTTACCGTTGTAATGTTCTTTTACAGAAAATGGATCAAATTGACTGGGAAGGCGATACGACTTTGAGAAAAACTTATGAGTCTGAAACAAGATTTATTAGAGCTTATTTGTATTTTGAAATGGTACGTTTATGGGGTAATATTCCTCTTTTGACAGAGCCTTCAACAGACAACATTCCACAAGCAAATCCAGATGATGTCTATAAAGTAATTGCAGAAGATTTAGTTTTTGTCGCAAACAATTTACCTTCAGTAGCTTACAATGCAACAACTAGCGGACGTGTTACTAAATGGGCGGCAAAATCGCTACTTGGACGTGTTTACTTGTATTACACAGGATACTACGGAAAATCTGATTTGGTTGGTGTAGTTACAAAAGCACAGGCATTACAACACTTAGAAGATGTTATAGCAGGAAGCGGACATGCTTTGGTTGATGATTTTTCTACACTTTGGCCTGCAGCTTCAGTTGATAAATATGCTGGTGAAGACAATAAAGAATTTGTGTTTTCTATAAAATATACTTACACAAGTGATTATAACGGAAATACTGACGGTAACCACTGGCTAGTAATGTTCGGAATGAGAGAGTTTTCTTCTTATCCATACGGACGCGGCTGGGGTGTGACTGTAAATTCTAAATTGTATAATGCTTACGCGGCTAATGATACAAGACGTACAGCAACTGTAATTGGAATCACAGAAGAAAAAATACCATTTGATAAATTAAATAACCAAAGAGAATACACTGGTTACTACAACAAAAAATATTCTCCAATGGTAGATAAAGATGGAAAAGACCTTCCGTTAACTATGGGAAGTCAGTTTTGGGATATCAGCCAGTTTCAAGATTATGTTGTGTTAAGATATGCTGATGTATTATTAATGGTCGCTGAATTAGGAAGCGGTAATGCACAAGCTTATTTTGATGAAGTTAGAAGAAGAGCTTACAAAACAAACTTTACTTCTTTGGCTGTGAATAGTGATAATATTATGAAAGAAAGATATTTAGAGTTTGCTCTAGAAGGAGTTAGATATTGGGATTTATTGCGTCAAGGAGTTGGAAAAGCTTCTACAACAATTGCCGAAACGACTCAACTTCTTAGCGGAGGAAGTCCAGTTACTAAAACTATTTCTGCAAGCAAAAATCCTAGCAACACAAGGATTACAGCAAATTCCGAATACACAAATTACATTGTCGAACGGAGTGTTAAAACAAAATGCTGGCTGGTAATTCTAACTAAAAACATATGA